AGTGGGTCCAGTGTGGTGGGCAGAGTAGATGTGATCCTAAAGCATCATCAAAGACAGTACTGACTGTGAAAATTTTGTTGTGCAGTGGCCTTGTGCCAGAGGTGAAAATTGCAACTGggacagactgaatgactgCAAGTCACTCCAGCAAAGCAAGCTTtgctttattcatttgtttatttactgacattttttGACCATATAGGTTATGTCAGATTATGGCAATACACTGCCTGTCAGTAAGGCAAACCACAAAAGTGTGAGTAGAAATAACCTGTTACAAAATTAAACAGGAAATCAGCCTCCTTTATATGCCCATATTCAGTTTTGAGCACAGTTAATTAGATATTAGGTCATCTCAAATTTTCAGCTTTTGAATATGTTTCTCTCGCACTGGCTCATAATACTTCTTCAGTGTCTGTTCTAATCTGCACACCTGTAATACATGATTGTGAGCTTCTTGGGGAATTTACTCAACCTCTATCAATCATGTCTACTATTCTCATGGATTTCAGCAATTCAACAGAGTGAAACTTCAAGCCAGTGAGAGCACAATTAAACAAAACCTTCTGACACTTTAGACAATTACCTTGCAGCTTTTCATGCCATGTGATGTCAAGTCTGCAGGTCTATAATGATTTagaaaatgaactgtttaacaagtacagagaaaaatatttacCATAAAAAGATATTTGTTCGAACTTCAACAATACGTTGAAAATGCGCTAAGGAAGTGAATATAGCTGGTCCACACACGTCCTCAGCACCACAGAGCCCGAGGCGTCCGGCCCAGCGGCTTCACTGGGATCTTCTCTAGTTCTCACCTGATCTGATCATCAGAACTAGTCAGGGGATGTGGATGGGGTTTGCATCACCTGCACTCTCAAAGGTTTAGATGCTGATATAGATGTATCGGAGTtgtttaaatgtcattaaacCTATTGGGAATCTCTGAAGCACTTCCTTCATCTCACAGAGATGAAGCCTGGAGACTCTCTGAATTGTTTCCTCAGAGAAAACACCTACAATATAAAAGGGAAcctaacaacaaaacaatttcagtttCGTTAAATTCACTGCATTTACACAAAAAGCGCGTGGTGGAGTTTCAAAACGGCTTTGAATGCTTTGTCCTCCTTAATATTATTAGATATGTTAAGGGGATATGATGCAGTTTTGACAAGTGAAAAGTGTTACTGCGACACCTTGTGGCCATGTGTAAACAAGACATGTTAAAACTGGGCAAGTACTATTTCAAGAGGTTACAAAATGGTTCAGCCAAACGCTACGAGCTGACAGGAGGTATGTGCAATGAGTGTGACATCCAAGCAGGCTGAGTGCAATCATAATCCATGCAGATGGAGCTCATCTTCACTGAGGGGAACTGATCAGGTACAGCGTTTATTCATCAAACTTGACTGGCAGGAGGTTTAAAGAATGCAAAAGTCCACACAGGATTAAAGATAGCATAGGAGAGTGTCACAGGTGCTGTGTTGCCCTAAAGTTGGCtctttacaacaacaacaagactgTTTTAAGCAGATTGTGTGAGCAAACTGTTTTTTGGGAAGGGTTCTTCTGTATACCAGGGAGATTCGTTTGCCTCTATGCCGTGGTCTTGCAGGCCTaaataaaagggttttttttttaaatgatcagcaatgtatttttaataaaatcagtTGAATACCTCTGCTTAGGTGCAGTGAAGAGATGCCCTTCAAATTTCAAAACTGATTGTGGCATATGGCACAACTGGCTGTATATAAGTGGGATAAGTTCCATGTTTTCTGAAAACCTTTTAGTTCCAAATCAAAATACATCAGTTTGAGTATGGCTCATGTGTATGTTCTACATTTTCAATATTATCTTACATATATGTCAAGTTCCCTTTGAAATAAGCCATTTCAAGAGTTGCCCATAGAAAAAGAGTGCCTTGTTGTCCTTACATGCTATAAATAATCACAACTAAGCAATATCTGCATATATCTTTATCAGCTGCCACTATCTTAATTGGTATTAACCCTTGTGCACACACTTGAAAAGGTGTCGACATGTCACAAGCGCATTTCCTTTCACACTAACATCACTTGTCCTCGCCAGCAAGCAGCTCTCATTGCAAATATATGTCCTTAAACATGCACCAGATATGTAATGTCTGTACATGAGACAAATACATGAAGTACTGTGTATCATTTCAAGCAACTATATACTGTATCTAGCAAGATATCAAAATTAATGATtgaaaaatgagtgagagtTTCACATGTGAATGTGTCTCATCTTTCCCTCTACAGACTTTCCAAAAAACACAgtccctcccaaaaaaaaatgaatgaaaatctaTGTATGCATCACTCTCACTTTTCAagacatgtctctctctgtctcatcattATGGTCAACACCCAGCATCAGCTTCTTCAACTTTGTATGCTCGATCTCCTTGGCAACAGCTTCATGGCATCTCTTGTTTCACAAATCGACAGTTGTTTGGACAGACCAAAATTTAAACGAACTTCTGTTTACTCCCCTCTAAGacatatttttacaaatatgCACTGTTCTCAGGATCCTGTTGAATAGGAGTGATTGTATAAAACCCTGTTTCTCCAAACAAGTAGGTAGATTTGTATTTATAAATAGGTCGGATATTTCAGTCTTCTACAAATTTGTTTTGTGATCAGTTTCAAGGCCGTGGTTTCTTTTGCTCAAAAGTGTGACTTATGTCTATTCCTGCGTTTATCAACTTTAATCAGGGTGATTTACTGAGTGCAGATACATTTGTCATGTAAGACAGCACTTTGGAACAGCTGTTGCTCTGCAAGTGGAGAGTCAGTCTCATTTtgcctgaaaatgaaaacagctaTGAAAACCACAAGTACTGTATGTCACTAAAATAGATACTGTGATCAAGTGGTATGAAGGAGGAACAAGCCAATAGTCAGGCAAACTATTCAGCAAGTTTGCTTTTAATAAAATACTGTATTGGCCTGCTGCATGGAAAATGCTGAATTGCcaatttgttatttgttataaATTTAATGTCGATGACACCTCCTAAGAGACTTAAGGGATCAGAGGCGCGAGTCcacaaataataatatattttaacaatttatttaaaatgaaaaacaggctgtcccaccagtcagtcagtcatcgGGGGCAGTGCGCCCAGGGGGGCTGAAGTGAAAACTGACAGTGTTAACACACATACGGCAAAATTACACAAACTGAAtacaatggaaaacaaaacgaaacctGGCACAGGGCTGGGGCTTACAGCAGTGGAAAGGGGCTAGCTGAGAGGGGGAAGGGGTCCTGATGCTACACACACGTGACTTCACCACAGGCAAAGTAACACCCCGAGTGCTCTACAGTAAAAGGGCAAGTTCATCGTGATGCACTGGTGTACTTCGtattttgacattaaaaaaaggccAGTGAAAGGGCTCCACCACCTGGGAACCAGTCTGCCGCCTGCAACAGCCCAGCAGCTCCtggacaacagaaaacaaatttcCTGGGTTACCCTAGCGCAGTTGGCATGATGTCTATGCTTACAGCTGAAGTTTGCAAGGATGTTGCATATCTGATGTTTCATATCATTATATTTATTACTTGAAGTAAATATAGAAATGTTGGCAGCGTTTGTCCCTGAATAGTGTCAGAAGCTTGCTTAGGCAGTTGTCTGAATAATACCTAGAGACTGTTTTGCATTCTGGGGGTTCCCTGCATATTTAGCACGTGTTGGAAGGGCTGGGATGGGCTAGGTACAGTCTACAAAACTAGGGTGACCACATTTTCAAACCCCTGCGGCACGCGCACATCTAAGTACTTATACATGCATCAGAGGCATTTTCATTAATGCGAGATTTTATGTCGACATTTCTACTGTGCGCGACCGAAAATGTactcctgcagtgtgtgcagaacGTAGCATTTTCGTTGTCGGCTTCTTCACCAAGAAACGGGTGAGCCACCTGAAGGTCTTTTCTCTCCGGCATGATGCTAATCGTTAGCGTACTGACAGATTCTGAACAGAGCCATGAGCGTCATAGCAACAGCCTTGACAACGACACAttgatttacacacaaacagacaaatcagtgCTGAATTGATACGCGTGGTGTATTGTTCGTATTTTTTTATTGGGTTAGGTAATAATGAGTGGGGCAGAACACGATAAACGTCTACATAACCGCTGAGAACAAATGTAATACTATTAATATGattttaattgtggtgaaaaCCGGGACAGTTTGCGACTGAATGTTGAAAACCGagatatttcattgttttggagATATTTGTCGAGACTCGGGCACCCAGCTTGAAACGGGACTAACCTGGACGTCTGGTCACCGTATCCTAAACTTGTGAGACACGTAAGTTCCTTGGGCTTATAGAGAGATTGCCTGGTAAATGATACATCATTAAATGTCCTTATGACTGCCTTCTCTCAAGTGTGTACCATGGACCCTGTGGTTAAACCACTGTGTGAGATTAATATCAACATACCTTTCACTTACAGgaaataaaatctctctctcacagaaaataaaatctcTCCTCAGAGATTTGGCATTGCAGTATGAAAAACTCACAGTGGGGGAGGaagcataaatgaaacacaaatatgaagtaaaataatgaacattttaaCAAGTAAACTTAGAAATAAGATCCAGATTTACTTTCTATAGCGATATGCTTTGAATATACTTAACTactcgtttgtttgtttgtttgtttacgtttCGCCAGCTGAGTAACCTGGAGGGGAAAGTGAAAGAGGGCGGGACTCAAACGCTCAAAAAGTTAACTAGGCGACAGCGGCAAACCAAATAGCGGCACTTGACAGAGACGGATCTCCGTAGCGTGGTGAAAATGCGTATTCTGATCTCACCAACAGAGAGTTTGGCCAAGTTTCTGTAAATTTCGGATAGCCTGACTTTAGCGCATGGATTAGCGGTCCATCTTGATTACATGGTAATACATACATTTTGTTGGCTGGAGAAGAAATTCATTTTACAATTACGCTGCAATTAGCTATTAAACGGACGTGCTCCTCCAGTCCAGTGCTGACAGTGAGCTATTTGTACGGTAGTTACTGTTAGTCACATGTGTGGCTCAGGAATTGCGCAAGAATGGATTGTAAATTGAGCTATGACTTTTCCGACTACTCTGTTGCTTCGACAGCCCAtgcacaaactgaaaacaattaAGAGCTTCCTCTCCAACTGGCAAAAATCTGTATTTACGTTTTTCGCACGATGTACTGTGTTATTCCTGGAACCAGACACAACTTGGCGCCTCCTGTGAACTGCTTGAGGAGTTTTTCCCAAACGAATTCTGCCATAGTTCTCAAACTTTTTGTTATAATTAGGATGAGTTTGCGTTTACTACACGAGGAGGAGTGTGGAGACGCtattttatgaatgaatgaatgaatgaatgaatgattgacgAATGAAGAAAACCATTTTGGACTTAGGATCCATTATATTCTGTGGTAATATCATTAGAGGGATAAAATCGGCACAGATTTAAAGGATCTTTCCATGTAGTTTATAATAGTATGATATAAATTATAGTGAAACACccaaatgaataagtaaataaggAGACATTTTATTATCACTGGACTCGACGCTGTGACATGTTGGACAAGCAGAATAGAAGGAAAATCACCTAAGGACACAGTTCTCAGAACGTATTGTTAAGCGACGTATGACTTAGACAGAAAAGGgtagacagatggatggatggatggatggatggatagatagatagatgcttACATAAATGCttaattaataaatgaacagtttaaaaagagaataaatGCAAGAGtcgataaatagatagatagattaaagattaagattaaatctctgtgattgcacacgcacacacacacacacacacacactgtgaacagtgagcagttgGGAGTTAAATTCCTTGCCCAAGGGAccttcagccgtggatgtttttcctgctggtcctgggTATCTAACCAGTGACCTTTCGGTCTCTAACCATGAagtcatagatagatagatagatagatagatagatagatagatagatggagtTAATACATAAATGCTAACATAAATGCTTAATTAGTTACttaacaaattaataaaaagcaTAAATGCAAGAAccggtaaaaaaaaagtgcaattcACTAGACCATAGATCATTAAAGACACTAAGAAAGGGGCGGGGGGTGTCTTAAAAGAATGCCATCTATTCGTCTGTGCTttctaacacaacacaaatcgCTCCTGTGCCATCAAGTTAATAATGCCATTTTGTGACAATCTGGCAAGTAACCCAAAATTTCTGTATGTTAATATTCCTCATCCGAGCAATCAAAGTTTTGAAGTCTACATTAAAGATGGTCAAAAAAGCATTGTAACAGTGTGATGCATTTTTGTTGGTTActctggtggtggtggtgatgatgatgatgatgatcccgctgaaaacaatgacaacaacaacaacaacaataataataatgataaataaataataaacatatgTTATCTTATGGGTTCCCTGTTGGCTGACATGTTGAGAAAACCACTATCTGAAGTCTAAAAACAATAGTCACCAAATAGGTTTATGGCTGACAGGACATTAGCTCAAGGTTATTTTTAGCAACAAAGCTACAGGTCTGGAGAGTGGGCAGGCAACACTCAGGGCTAACTTATTACATTGGTTGCACTGGTGCACCTAACTTTTTCATTTAAGTGTTACCTTTTTTGTCAGTTCCCATACACAATGGTAATTTCTTAACACATTATGTAAATCATCGTAAACAGGAATAAAGGTGCagataaatgtttttcatttatttaaatcacAGCACAAACAAGAAATCACAATAACCCCAGTTGTTTCAAAAATTAACTTGCTGATGAAAGTGTTGATGTTTAAAGTGCTTGACATAAATAAATTGACCCAGCCAATGATGTCGGGTGTAGATTGGGCCTTTCAGAGCCAGGGACAGGTATAATGGGCATCACAGTATTTTTATGACCAAAACAAATCtatatttctcttcattttcaatTACCGGTATATTTTAAGATTGTGATGTTGCTCAGGGAGGAGTACAGGCCAGGgtttcacacataaacacatgccttttttttttttttcccactcacaTTCAGTGAAGAACAGTGACAGGGTCAGAGCCAATCAAAGGCAGAGTCGGGGTAGGTCTTCACAGAATACgcgtgggaaaaaaaataaagctacacacatacacacaaatatacagacCTGCTAAATGTCAGGCACACCGGTGCaaccaatgaaaatgtttagtTGCATTTGACAGACATTTGGTTGCACTTTGGAGCCATACCTCTACATTGCCCCACCACCCTATTGCACCAATATATAAGGAGATGTAACAGTACTTCGGAGCAGAGAAACAAACATCTTCTATGTGAAAGGTAAGCATCTACTTCACTTATTATGCTAGTCCATTAGTTATGTTCCCAAAAACTTTTggcaaactgaaaaaagaatgCTTTGACTTGAATTCCATTTGTATAAAACTAACACTCGTCACCTGATCAATCTAACCTGTTTTAAATCAGGCCAAAACACCCTTGGTGTTTTTAGTGACCACACAGAAAATGCTGGTGAAGCGGTTTTGCCTCATCTTCTGGTGGGCATGCCACCTTCAGTTTTCCCAAGTCATCTCTGAGGAGCAAGAACTTGGCACTCCACAAAAGTGTAAAGAAGCAGATTTTGTCCCCGGATACAACTTTGGTGGTGAAGGTTTTGACATTGTGACAATGGAGAGAAAAGGCTCCTACGTCATTGACATGGAAAAATGGGACAAAGGAAACGGCACATGCATATTAAAGAACAACCAGTTTATGAACAAAGCGAAGCAGAAATTGCCTGCTGCTGTGGTGGACTGGAGAGCACAGTCTCACTGCTCCATGAAGGTCTCCAGCAGGGTCTATGAATCCAGCGAGTCACTCGTCAACGATTCCACTTCATCGGTCAGTAATAATTGGAAAGTTGGTCTGGAACTACCAAAGGTTTCTTCGGCATCTTTTGGGGGAACTCACTCCAGAGAGGCAACACATGCCATGAAGAAATCTAAAGAAGACAAGTACAGTTTTACCAAACATGAGATCAAATGCAACTTTTACAGGTAAGGGTAAAGGATATGGTTCTCTAATCTATACATGAAATTTAAATTGAAACTAAAAATATATTTGGAAGGAGAGTTGTGATCCCTTAAAGACTGATGTGCTGACCTAGTGTTAAATTTCTTCACAGATACAGAATAACCCGTAAACCCCCTCTGCACCAAAACTTTCTTGAAGCCATTAAAAGCCTTCCAAACGTTTATGATGCTCAGGCCTACCACCAAGTAGTTGACACTTATGGCACTCATTACACGTCCAAGGTTATCCTGGGTGGGAAAATGAAAGCCATTACAGCAATCAAATCCTGCAAGGCTTCTATGAGTGGGTTAACAGACACTGCAGTGAAGGACTGCTTGGATGTTGAGGCCACCAGAACAATTAAGGAGGGAACTATGAAGACAGAGCTCCAGCACTGTCAGGaactgaagaagaagatggGCACTCAACGGAGCTTCAGCAGTATGTTCAACGACCGTGAAACAGAAATCATTGGAGGGAACATCAATGGAGAGGATCTGATGTTTTCTATCAAATCCCATCCTAACACTCTTAAAGCATGGGTGGAGTCTTTGAAGACCATACCAGACGTGGTCACGTACTCTCTCCAACCACTTCACTTACTTTTGGATAAAAAACATCCTGCTAGGAATGGACTGAAGAGAGCAATTGTGGACTATATCAAGGACAATGCGTTAAAGAAAGTTTGCTCTGAAAAATGTAAGATCGGAAGGCAGGGCAGTGCTAGGGATcgttgtgcttgtgtgtgtaacagaagtAAAAATATACACTGTAACTGCTGTCCTGCTGGAAAAGGTCTTGCTACACTGAGAGTCTATGGACTCAAGGCCAAAGGTTTATACGGTGATAGAACAACTCAAACAGATGGCTCTGTAGTGGTGTCATATGGTTCTATAAGTAAGCGCACTGAGGTGATTGACAATAATGACAATCCCCGTTGGCCAGACAGTTTTGAGTTTGGGCCCATTAAGTTTTCCATGAGTTCAAAAATCAAATTTGCAGTCTATGATGCAGACAGTTATTGGAACAGTGATCTCCTGGGAGAATGCTCTTTCGATCTTAGAAGCGGGAAGGTGACTGACACTTGTATGTTTGCATATGGTACCTTCTTCTTTTCCTACGTTGTGGAATGTGCTCCCAGTCTAAGAGGTCCAAAATGTGAGGAATATGGTGCCTCACCCATGGAGCCCTCACTGGCCAAGATATTCCACTCCAGGAATGGCATTCTGGCTAAAGATCTGTGGAAGCTGGAGTTAGGGCAGAATTACACCAATGAATTCAGCATTTGGAGTCATAAGGGCAGGTAggacggggttttttttgtgtgtaaacaaGAGTAAAGGAGAGTGTTATGATAAGCATGTTTTTGAAGCACAGTTTCAGTCAAAATGTTCAGGGAAAGTTTGTGTGAATTTCAGAGTAAGGGAAAAAGTCAGCAAATCCATACTTTTCAAATATATTAATCTTATACTTTGCTGTGCTGCTTCACTTTgactttttatttcattaaagcATCATCAAAGGCAAAACTGAGTGTGAGGATTTCATTTAAGCccatatataatacatacatgctctgaaggaaaaacaacattatttaGAATTATGTGCATGACATAATAACACTGTGCAGAGAAGTATAAAAGGGCTAATACAATAAGTGAAAAGGGCTAATACAGTAGGTCAAGCAACAAAGTAAATCTCTATTAAGAACCAAAATACTATGTAGAAGCTGGTGATGATCAGATCAAGTCActatttgtgacattttgtgaTCTCAACTGTTTGATCACTTATAGCAGCTGAGGCAGTCTCCCTCATGAAAGGCGAGAAATTATATACAAAGAAAAGTCCATACACAGGGGGTGAAAATGCAATTCAGGATTTCACTCACCACACTCAATCCATAACAGACCACAACggtgtgaaatgaacaaaactatTTGC
This sequence is a window from Chanos chanos chromosome 12, fChaCha1.1, whole genome shotgun sequence. Protein-coding genes within it:
- the LOC115825544 gene encoding perforin-1-like, with protein sequence MLVKRFCLIFWWACHLQFSQVISEEQELGTPQKCKEADFVPGYNFGGEGFDIVTMERKGSYVIDMEKWDKGNGTCILKNNQFMNKAKQKLPAAVVDWRAQSHCSMKVSSRVYESSESLVNDSTSSVSNNWKVGLELPKVSSASFGGTHSREATHAMKKSKEDKYSFTKHEIKCNFYRYRITRKPPLHQNFLEAIKSLPNVYDAQAYHQVVDTYGTHYTSKVILGGKMKAITAIKSCKASMSGLTDTAVKDCLDVEATRTIKEGTMKTELQHCQELKKKMGTQRSFSSMFNDRETEIIGGNINGEDLMFSIKSHPNTLKAWVESLKTIPDVVTYSLQPLHLLLDKKHPARNGLKRAIVDYIKDNALKKVCSEKCKIGRQGSARDRCACVCNRSKNIHCNCCPAGKGLATLRVYGLKAKGLYGDRTTQTDGSVVVSYGSISKRTEVIDNNDNPRWPDSFEFGPIKFSMSSKIKFAVYDADSYWNSDLLGECSFDLRSGKVTDTCMFAYGTFFFSYVVECAPSLRGPKCEEYGASPMEPSLAKIFHSRNGILAKDLWKLELGQNYTNEFSIWSHKGR